One Chitinophaga varians DNA window includes the following coding sequences:
- a CDS encoding S41 family peptidase, translating to MHRNLFTSGARIALAGAACVLLWTACRKDNKGSQPTPSGIDTTSKPASAYEDSLKYLTYQIMQVSYADGGRNASAGLPTYYWYSQVPALNPLDTKYANADSLLSVMKSYAINPATTQPYDHYSFLDRNGVLTNKLMNGISAQTFAATNNGDYGLDYGVALDNSNNARIFILYADKNGPAGQIGVTRGWEIISVNGNSNISTSQPFLQSLYNAIFNSTSVTLGFKRPDGSTITKTLTTTSYSINPVVFDTVFTVIDKNNIAKKVGYFSMYTFSSIINSNGQDTYTRTVLDQLFAKFASQGINNLVVDFRYNGGGAVSTAEYLDNAIAPPAAAGQLMYNTIFNDKLMAHISEVNLTTTTKFAAATSKLNLDNVFFITTGNTASASELTLNNLKPYMPVKLVGSKTYGKPVGFIDFNISVYDQNHNKKYLADLYAINFETKNANGVGGYFTGINVDAPANDYVDVAWGNTQKDANLIAIVNYLTTGSYTSGARVASTELSDLRQAIPSLKPVNGFNGMVDYERSRIIRASH from the coding sequence ATGCATAGAAATCTGTTTACCTCAGGAGCCAGGATAGCCCTTGCCGGCGCTGCCTGTGTGCTTTTATGGACGGCGTGCCGCAAAGACAACAAGGGATCGCAGCCCACACCGTCGGGTATAGACACCACCAGTAAGCCTGCATCGGCGTATGAAGATTCCCTGAAGTACCTGACGTACCAGATCATGCAAGTCTCCTATGCAGACGGCGGCCGCAACGCATCTGCCGGATTGCCTACCTACTACTGGTATTCCCAGGTGCCGGCCCTCAACCCGCTGGACACTAAATATGCCAATGCCGACAGCCTGCTGTCCGTCATGAAATCATATGCCATTAATCCGGCCACCACACAGCCGTATGATCATTACAGCTTCCTGGACCGCAATGGCGTGCTGACCAACAAACTGATGAACGGCATCTCTGCACAGACCTTTGCTGCCACCAACAACGGCGATTACGGACTGGATTATGGCGTGGCACTGGACAACAGCAACAACGCCCGCATATTTATATTGTACGCCGACAAGAACGGCCCGGCCGGACAAATCGGTGTTACCCGCGGATGGGAAATCATTTCGGTGAACGGTAACAGCAATATATCCACCAGTCAGCCCTTCCTGCAGTCGTTGTACAACGCTATCTTCAACAGTACTTCGGTAACGCTCGGGTTCAAACGGCCCGATGGCAGCACTATCACCAAAACCCTCACCACTACCAGCTATAGTATCAATCCGGTAGTGTTTGACACGGTGTTTACGGTGATCGATAAAAATAACATCGCGAAGAAAGTGGGATATTTCTCCATGTATACTTTCTCCAGCATTATCAATAGTAACGGCCAGGACACCTATACCCGGACGGTGCTGGACCAGCTGTTCGCCAAATTTGCATCGCAGGGAATTAACAACCTGGTGGTGGATTTCCGCTACAATGGGGGAGGCGCGGTGTCTACAGCGGAATATCTCGACAATGCGATCGCTCCGCCTGCAGCAGCCGGTCAGCTGATGTACAACACCATCTTCAATGACAAACTGATGGCGCATATATCGGAAGTTAATCTGACCACCACCACCAAATTCGCAGCCGCTACCAGCAAACTCAATCTGGACAATGTGTTTTTCATTACAACCGGTAACACAGCATCGGCCAGTGAGCTGACGCTGAACAACCTGAAACCGTATATGCCTGTAAAACTGGTGGGATCTAAAACATATGGTAAACCGGTCGGTTTTATCGATTTTAATATTTCTGTTTATGACCAGAATCATAATAAGAAATACCTGGCAGACCTTTATGCTATTAACTTCGAGACAAAAAATGCCAATGGCGTGGGAGGATATTTTACAGGTATCAACGTGGATGCACCTGCCAACGATTACGTGGACGTGGCCTGGGGAAATACACAGAAAGACGCTAATCTGATAGCAATCGTCAATTATCTGACCACCGGCAGTTATACATCCGGCGCCCGCGTGGCCAGTACCGAACTGAGTGACCTGCGTCAGGCGATCCCGTCATTGAAACCGGTGAATGGTTTTAACGGCATGGTGGACTATGAACGCAGCCGCATTATTCGCGCCAGCCACTAA
- a CDS encoding family 20 glycosylhydrolase, protein MFKYCVSVLLLTACSVLPGKAQYTGNLDLVPRPTQVTAGTGFFHLNGQGLIFPGKDFRQATQLLKEMGAFPANGKTRSTIIFRKANAHAILHPDGYRIRISPTAVTIDARSNAGAINAALAIVQLSWLQPDRSLLPCADIADQPRFGYRGVHLDVSRNFFPATYIKRFIDLMALYRINTFHWHLTDGAGWRLEIKKYPALTQQAAWRTAGNWKDWRKGDRRYSHEGDPNAYGGYYTQQEAKEIVAYAATRGITVVPEIEMPGHSEEVLAMYPEFSCSGIPYKNSEFCLGNDSTFYFLQNILDEVIAIFPSKYIHIGGDEASTKAWKQCPRCQQRIHTEHLKDEKELQSYAIRRMEKFLISRHRKLLGWDEILEGGLAPEATVMSWRGESGGIAAAKAGHDVVMTPGAYCYFDSYQADPVTQPEAISGFLPLEKVYSYEPVPRELDSTAAKHVLGAQANIWTEYIPNSYHLEYMSYPRVIALSEVVWSDTLHKNWEDFHRRIQSHYLLLQRLNVNYYRPSYAVNIHPEINTAQHEAAITFSTEQYQPQIRYTLDGSTPTPQSTLYNGRFMVKGSAVVTAAIFQDTVLQGKPAVLAVDDHIALGKKVIYNRPYNEKYAAQREATLVNGYKGSLTYGDGQWQGFLGDMDVTVDLGKVTPLHSLSLNFMQLTGPGVYIPAWVEVQLSDDGQNFRTVQQVNNDVPVTLSTLAFKDFKFNLNQQQARYVRIHAKNEQRGFMFTDEIIIY, encoded by the coding sequence ATGTTTAAGTATTGTGTCAGTGTGTTGTTGTTGACAGCATGCAGTGTGCTGCCAGGGAAAGCGCAGTATACCGGTAACCTCGACCTGGTCCCACGTCCCACACAGGTGACGGCAGGTACCGGCTTTTTTCATCTCAACGGCCAGGGACTTATTTTCCCGGGAAAAGATTTCCGTCAGGCCACACAGCTGCTGAAAGAAATGGGCGCCTTCCCCGCCAATGGAAAAACCCGTTCCACCATTATCTTCAGAAAGGCGAACGCCCACGCTATACTCCATCCCGACGGATACCGCATCCGGATCTCTCCCACAGCGGTAACCATCGATGCCCGCAGCAATGCCGGCGCTATCAACGCCGCGCTGGCCATCGTACAACTCAGCTGGCTGCAGCCAGACCGCTCGCTGCTGCCCTGCGCAGACATCGCAGACCAACCACGCTTCGGATACCGCGGCGTACATCTCGACGTGTCCCGCAACTTTTTCCCGGCGACATACATCAAACGATTTATCGATCTGATGGCGCTTTACCGGATAAACACTTTCCACTGGCATCTCACCGACGGAGCCGGCTGGCGGCTGGAAATCAAAAAGTATCCGGCACTGACCCAACAGGCTGCATGGCGCACCGCCGGCAACTGGAAAGACTGGAGAAAAGGCGACCGCCGCTATTCCCATGAAGGCGACCCTAACGCCTACGGCGGATATTATACACAACAGGAAGCAAAGGAAATCGTGGCCTATGCCGCAACCAGGGGAATCACCGTGGTGCCGGAAATAGAAATGCCCGGCCACTCAGAAGAAGTGCTGGCCATGTACCCTGAGTTCTCCTGCTCCGGTATCCCTTATAAAAATTCAGAGTTCTGCCTCGGTAATGACTCAACATTTTATTTTCTCCAGAACATACTGGACGAAGTAATAGCCATCTTCCCTTCCAAATACATTCATATCGGCGGCGATGAAGCTTCCACCAAAGCGTGGAAACAATGCCCCAGGTGCCAGCAGCGCATCCACACGGAACATCTTAAAGACGAAAAAGAATTACAGAGCTACGCCATCCGCCGGATGGAAAAATTCCTGATCTCCCGCCATCGCAAACTGCTCGGCTGGGACGAGATACTGGAAGGCGGCCTTGCTCCGGAGGCTACCGTCATGTCATGGCGCGGTGAAAGCGGCGGTATCGCGGCAGCGAAAGCCGGCCACGACGTGGTCATGACGCCCGGCGCCTATTGTTATTTCGACAGCTATCAGGCCGATCCCGTTACACAACCGGAAGCTATCAGCGGATTCCTTCCGTTGGAAAAAGTGTATAGTTATGAACCGGTGCCCCGGGAGCTGGACAGCACGGCAGCAAAACATGTATTGGGCGCACAAGCCAATATCTGGACGGAATACATCCCTAATTCCTACCACCTGGAATACATGTCCTATCCCAGGGTGATAGCATTATCCGAGGTCGTTTGGTCAGATACGCTGCATAAAAACTGGGAAGACTTCCATCGGCGGATACAGTCCCACTACCTCTTACTGCAACGGCTAAACGTAAACTATTACCGACCCTCCTACGCGGTGAACATCCATCCGGAAATCAATACCGCACAGCATGAAGCGGCCATCACTTTCAGCACGGAACAATATCAGCCACAGATACGTTACACGCTGGACGGCTCCACGCCTACTCCACAGTCAACGTTGTACAACGGCCGCTTTATGGTAAAAGGCTCCGCTGTGGTAACGGCTGCCATCTTCCAGGACACAGTGCTGCAAGGCAAACCAGCGGTGCTGGCAGTAGACGATCATATCGCACTGGGCAAAAAAGTGATCTATAACAGACCCTACAACGAAAAATACGCAGCACAGCGCGAGGCCACTTTAGTGAACGGATACAAAGGTTCGCTGACCTACGGAGACGGCCAGTGGCAAGGGTTTCTGGGCGACATGGACGTCACGGTGGACCTGGGAAAAGTAACGCCGCTGCATAGCCTGTCCCTCAATTTTATGCAACTGACCGGACCCGGCGTTTATATCCCGGCATGGGTGGAAGTGCAGCTATCAGATGATGGTCAAAACTTCCGGACGGTACAACAGGTCAACAATGATGTCCCGGTCACCTTGTCTACACTGGCTTTTAAAGATTTTAAATTCAATCTCAACCAGCAGCAGGCACGTTACGTGCGCATCCACGCGAAGAACGAACAACGTGGATTTATGTTCACCGACGAGATCATCATCTACTGA